One Salvelinus namaycush isolate Seneca chromosome 4, SaNama_1.0, whole genome shotgun sequence genomic window carries:
- the kctd5b gene encoding BTB/POZ domain-containing protein KCTD5 isoform X1 — protein MAENSSDTCGSVYRRCLTHSTGEKAQSTSNGVSKWVRLNVGGTYFLTTRQTLCRDPKSFLYRLSQADPDLDSDKDDTGAYLIDRDPTYFGPVLNYLRHGKLVLNRELAEEGVLEEAEFYNITSLIKLLKDKIRERDCKTSQAPVKHVYRVLQCQEEELTQMVSTMSDGWKFEQLVSIGYGRAQQSEFLLIVSREVKGEESTFPSHSGELVSIGSSYNYGNEDQSEFLCVVSKELHNQSYGPNSEPSEKAKILQERGSRM, from the exons ATGGCAGAAAACAGCTCCGATACTTGTGGTTCCGTTTATCGGAGGTGTTTGACTCATTCTACCGGGGAAAAAGCCCAGTCAACCAGTAACGGGGTATCCAAATGGGTTCGCTTGAACGTGGGGGGAACGTATTTCTTAACAACACGACAGACGCTGTGCCGAGATCCGAAATCATTTCTGTACCGACTGAGCCAGGCTGACCCCGACCTCGACTCTGATAAG GATGACACTGGTGCCTATCTCATAGACAGAGACCCCACATACTTTGGGCCGGTACTGAACTACTTGAGGCATGGCAAGCTGGTGCTCAACAGGGAGCTGGCAGAGGAAG GTGTCCTGGAGGAAGCCGAATTCTACAATATCACATCATTAATCAAGCTCCTCAAGGACAAGATCAGGGAACGAGACTGCAAAACATCACAG GCTCCAGTGAAACATGTGTACCGGGTGCTGCAGTGCCAGGAGGAGGAGCTCACCCAGATGGTGTCCACCATGTCAGACGGCTGGAAGTTTGAGCAG CTTGTCAGTATAGGTTACGGGCGGGCCCAGCAGTCAGAGTTTCTGCTGATTGTGTCAAGGGAGGTGAAGGGGGAGGAGTCTACTTTCCCAAGCCACAGCGGAGAG CTGGTCAGCATTGGATCCTCTTATAACTACGGAAACGAGGACCAATCTGAGTTCCTGTGTGTAGTCTCCAAGGAGCTGCACAACCAATCATATGGCCCAAACAGTGAGCCCAGTGAGAAAGCCAAG
- the kctd5b gene encoding BTB/POZ domain-containing protein KCTD5 isoform X2 has protein sequence MAENSSDTCGSVYRRCLTHSTGEKAQSTSNGVSKWVRLNVGGTYFLTTRQTLCRDPKSFLYRLSQADPDLDSDKDDTGAYLIDRDPTYFGPVLNYLRHGKLVLNRELAEEGVLEEAEFYNITSLIKLLKDKIRERDCKTSQAPVKHVYRVLQCQEEELTQMVSTMSDGWKFEQLVSIGSSYNYGNEDQSEFLCVVSKELHNQSYGPNSEPSEKAKILQERGSRM, from the exons ATGGCAGAAAACAGCTCCGATACTTGTGGTTCCGTTTATCGGAGGTGTTTGACTCATTCTACCGGGGAAAAAGCCCAGTCAACCAGTAACGGGGTATCCAAATGGGTTCGCTTGAACGTGGGGGGAACGTATTTCTTAACAACACGACAGACGCTGTGCCGAGATCCGAAATCATTTCTGTACCGACTGAGCCAGGCTGACCCCGACCTCGACTCTGATAAG GATGACACTGGTGCCTATCTCATAGACAGAGACCCCACATACTTTGGGCCGGTACTGAACTACTTGAGGCATGGCAAGCTGGTGCTCAACAGGGAGCTGGCAGAGGAAG GTGTCCTGGAGGAAGCCGAATTCTACAATATCACATCATTAATCAAGCTCCTCAAGGACAAGATCAGGGAACGAGACTGCAAAACATCACAG GCTCCAGTGAAACATGTGTACCGGGTGCTGCAGTGCCAGGAGGAGGAGCTCACCCAGATGGTGTCCACCATGTCAGACGGCTGGAAGTTTGAGCAG CTGGTCAGCATTGGATCCTCTTATAACTACGGAAACGAGGACCAATCTGAGTTCCTGTGTGTAGTCTCCAAGGAGCTGCACAACCAATCATATGGCCCAAACAGTGAGCCCAGTGAGAAAGCCAAG